CGTGCTCGCCACCCAGAAGCGCATGGGCGAGATGCTCCGCGAGGCCGCCACCGCGGCCGGCTCGCTCGAGGACCGGGTCACCGCGGTGGCCCAGATCCTGCTCACCGGCAGCCCCCACCACCCGGTCCTGATCCAGAACGACATCGCCGAGCACCTGCCCGCCGAGGTCCGCGAGCGGCTCGACCGGGGCTTCCAGGACAACGTCATCGCCCCCCTCGCCGGCCTTTTCGCCGATGCCGGCACCCGCGGCGAGCTGCGCCCGGAGGTCAGCGACGAGGTGGCGGCGACCAGCATCCTCGGGGTCTGCATGGCCTTCCTGCCGGTGGCCCCCCCGGGGGCGGCCGGGCCGGTGGCGGCGCCCTCCGCCGGGATGATCGCCGACGTGGTGCTGCACGGCGTGAGCGGACGCCCGCAGGTGCCGTGAGCGACCACGTCCGGGTGCTCCTGCTCCGCCACGGCGAGACCGAGTGGAGCCGGGTGGGCAGGCACACCGGGCGCACCGACATCCCCCTCGACGACCAGGGCCGGAGGCGGGCTCGTGAGCTGGTCCCGGTGGTCGCCGGGCTGGAGCTCACCCGGGTGCTGGTGAGCCCGCTGAGCCGCGCCCGCGAGACCGCAGCGCTCGCCGGCCTGCGCGGCCCGCTGGAGATCTGCGACGACCTGGTGGAGTGGGACTACGGCGAGTACGAGGGCCGCACCGCGCCGGAGATCCGCGCCGAGCGCCCGGGGTGGTCGCTCTGGGAGGACGGGGCGCCCGGCGGCGAGACCCTTGCCGAGCTGGGCGAGCGCGCCGACCGGGTGGTGGCCCGGCTGCGCGGGC
The DNA window shown above is from Candidatus Dormiibacterota bacterium and carries:
- a CDS encoding helix-turn-helix domain-containing protein, with product MSLAVTAAGEATRDRILRLADALFAEHGYARVSMRLVATAAGVTKPALYYHFRNKDALFEECVLATQKRMGEMLREAATAAGSLEDRVTAVAQILLTGSPHHPVLIQNDIAEHLPAEVRERLDRGFQDNVIAPLAGLFADAGTRGELRPEVSDEVAATSILGVCMAFLPVAPPGAAGPVAAPSAGMIADVVLHGVSGRPQVP
- a CDS encoding histidine phosphatase family protein, which produces MSDHVRVLLLRHGETEWSRVGRHTGRTDIPLDDQGRRRARELVPVVAGLELTRVLVSPLSRARETAALAGLRGPLEICDDLVEWDYGEYEGRTAPEIRAERPGWSLWEDGAPGGETLAELGERADRVVARLRGLEGDVAVVAHGHVLRVLAARWVGLEPAAGRLLVLSTAHLGRLGHEHGTPAITLWNSTCVD